The genome window ACAGCCCCGCTGCCAGACTTACCCCAAACCGGGCACGCAGACACTTCGGCCCAGGGGAGAGCCCCTGGACCCTCCATCCTGCCACCGGTCCCAccagcccctggggacaggggatcACCGTGGGCTCCCCCGTCCGGCGTGGCACCCGCCCGTGTCGCTTCCCATGAGGCAGGTCTGACACCACAGGGCCACCCGTCCATTGTGGGACACACAGCGCTGGGACTTTACCAAGAGGGCGAGGCCAGGACCCCTCACACGGGGTTGCGCTGCATGGCAGGGGGAGCCTGGAcgcccccagcaccctgacaCCCTCAGGGTGTGTGACCCCCATCGGggcctggctgtccccagggctcgtGAACCCCACTGCGGCCTGGCCACCTCCAAGGCCTGTGATCGCCCTCAGGGCCTGGCCACCCTCTGCCACCCCCAAGGCCTGTGACCCGCCTTGAGACctggccacctccagggcctgTGACCCCTGCTGGGGCCTGGCCACCCCCAAGGCCTGTGACCCCCATCAGggcctggctgtccccagggctcacGAACCCCACTGGGGCCTGGCCACCCCCAGGGCCTGTCACCTCCATTGGGGCCTGGCCACCCTCAGCCCCCTGCCACCTGCAGGGCCTGTGACCCCCCCTGGGGCCTGGACACCCCAAAGGCCTGTCACCTCCACTGGGgcctggctgtgtccccagggCCTGTGACCCCCATCGGGGCCTGGCCACCCCCAGGGCCCGTGACCCCCCCTGGGGCCTGGACACCCCAAAGGCCTGTCACCTCCACTGGGgcctggctgtgtccccagggCCTGTGACCCCCATCGGGGCCTGGCCACCCCAGGGCCTGTGaccccccgggccccggccACCCCGCCCCGCTGCAGGGCGCTCCCCCGCCGCCAGGCGGCGCCCACCCCGCGCTTCGGGAGCGACGTCATCACCGCGCGCTCAGCTGCCGTGACGCGACGGCCCGGTGGGGCAAGATGGCGGCGCCTAGCTGTAGCGCCGGTAatggcggcgccgccgcccgctaCTGCCTGGTGAGCGGCATCCCGGCCGCGCTGCGCTCTGCCCAGCTCCGCGCCTACTTCAGCCAGTTCGTGGAGGCCGGCGGCTTCCTCTGCTTCCACTACCGTCACCGCCCCGAGCGcccgccggcgggcggcggcgaggAGGCCGCGGCGCCGCGCACTTGCTCCTGCCTGGTGGCCGTGCAGcccggccgcgcccgccgcctcGTCCGCATGTACTCGGGCAAGCGCTGGGTCGGGCCCGGCGGCGCCTCGCTGCCCGGCCGCTGCCTCATCCGCAGGGTCCGCCTCGGCCCCGGGACAGGTACGAGCGGGCaccggggggccgggccgggcctccCTTCGCGGGCCTGGAAGGGTCCGGAGGGCCCGTTGGGCACCGGCTCCCACGTCTGCGGGTCCCAGCAGGCAACCTGAGGGCACCGGGTGGTTAAAACCCCTCAGGGAGTTTCCTTAATGCTTTAAATCCATTCTGAGGCAAAAAGAGTCGGTTTGGGGTGTGCCCATCCCTCTCCCGCCCGGGGGGGCCCTGATTTACCCTTCCCTGGTGGAGGGTGTGTTCCCCCACAAAGCcattccttctctcctccaggcacGGAGACGTTTCCCTACAGCAGCGACAAGACGGCCGCAGGCGAATCTGTCGCAGAGGTAGACTTGAAGCGGCTGCCTGAGTTCAACCCCCCTTCTTTCATGCCTTACGGGAACGTGGGCACCCCCTTGAAAGTTTTTCTGGAGCTGATCCGGGCCTGCAGGCTGCCTCCCCGGATTATCAAGAAGTTGCAGCTGGATTTTCCAAAGACAGGCTCATCCCGTAGGTATGGGAATGTGCCTTTTGAATACCAGGACACTGAGACAGTTatagaagaagaaagagtttACACTGCTACGGGGGATGAGATCACAGAGGAAGAGGGGCCTGTGGCAAGATCTGAGGTGACTCACCCAGCCGGTgctgaggaagatgaggaggggcaggagaaggagaaagaggagtcGCATTCAGATGACGTAAGTGGATTTTTCTAGCACCGTCCAAGGTTAGCTATTGTAGCTGTGAAGCTAGGATGGCCTCTATAACTCTCCCAGAGctcatttttaatcttttaattgtATTGTATAAATCGTTTGTCTAAAAATGGCGTTAAAATACGGTTGTTCACGTCTTGGTGCGCTGAGCCCCTTGGCGCGTGAACGGTGTGGGCATTAACGCCTCCAAAACTGCTTGTCCAAATCAAGCCGGTTGTAGGGGTTAAGCCCAAAGGGTTTGGTCCTGAGGAGCGAGCGCAGGTGGAGGCTGGTGCTGCGGGAGCAGatctctgccctgctgcatgGAGGATTGGCCCGGCTCTGCTGTTGCTTGTAAATGAGGTGACCGGAGATCCGGGAGCACGTTTGTGTGCTGGAGACGACACACGGAGCTGTACAAATGGTTGACCTTGAATGCTCCTGTGATTGAAGTTAGTCATTCTGAGAAAAGTGTCTTTCGTGACAAAGACTCCTAGAAAACTGGGCTGGACAGGCTCTCTGGAGACTATCTCGCTCCCTCCAGCTGAGACACCTGTCTAGCCTGTTCTCACAAACCTCTGTCATTACAGAGGCAGCACAATCCCGAGGCAAGCCATTCCCGTTCTTTGCTATAGCAGAGTTAACTCAGATGCCAAATCTTTGCTGCAATTTTATCCCATTAGGTTCTCCTAGCAACAGCGGACACAGAGGAAGCTTTGTTCCCTCCTTTACAAACTTTTtattcagtcttttcttctccagactaaacagaCTCCTCTAGCTGTTTCTCACAGGCTCTGTTTCCTGGATCTCGAGTCATTCTTTTGGCTGTTTCTTAGTGGGTTAATGTCTTCCTCGGAGGGCTCTGCCCAGAactgggcaggcagcagtaAAGCTGTCAGTCTGACCTGTGTCTGTGCCAGCGAGCTGCTTCACTGGAACCGACACAATCTCTTTAGGGATCGACTTGAGTGGAATTAATTTGTTGCTAGTGCTGACTTTACGTACAACACACCTGCTCCTTAAATGGGCATCTTTGTGTTAGAGATTGGGTACGCTGCTGAAAGCATGCCATGAAGTGGGTGTGATGTGGTATTTTTCACCACTTCTGTCTGCTGACTCTGAAGATGGCATTAGTCAGGGGAATGAGGTCATCAGTGCCGGTCGTGTTAGTGCCTGAAAACAGCAGGCTGAGACGAGCTCTGTCGACAAAGCTGTTTCGTAGGGAAGGCGTTGCGATGGGCCGCGAGGGTCAGGGAAACAGGGAGGAGGCTGTGTGCCGTTGGCGTCGCCCACCTTTCGCCGGCTCCTTTGCAGGACAACGATACCTGTGAGGAGTGGGAGCGACACGAGGCTCTGCACGAGGACGTGACCAAGCAGGACCGTGTGGAGGAGCGGCTCTTTGAAGAGGAGATTGAGCTGAAGTGGGAGAAAGGCGGCTCTGGCCTTGTCTTCTACACGGACGCTCAGTACTGGCAGGAGAAGAATGGAGGTAACGTTGGTGTTTGTGTCGCTGAGCCACAAACTAACCACCGCAAGCTGGGGGGCCTGGCCCTGCAGGTAAATCAGGTATAACCCCATTTGAGCATTCCAGATCAGCTACAGGTACGGGCATCTTGCCATCACTTTTTAAACCTTCCCTTGATCACAGAACCTGCAGTGGTTCAATCCAGTCACCAGAGACCCCAGTGTCCTACTGGCAGCCTGTTGTATAAGCGCTGTTGTTTGCGGAGTTTCTAATAccatttccttcccattttattAGAGAAAATAGGGAGCTGGACCACCAGCAAACACCTCTTCTGTGTCAGACTTCTACAACCATCACCAAAACTggtgcttttcttctcttggcaGACTTCGATGAGCAGACTGCGGATGACTGGGATGTGGACATGAGCATCTACTATGACAAAGGTACCTGAGCTGaacacccacccccccccccccctccccccaggaaACCAGGGAGGTTGGGAAATTCTGACCCTGCAGAATTTCTGCAGTGGGGAACTCCTTGGCACTGTCATCCTTTGAAAGCGTCCAAGGTGTCGGTGTACTTGAAACGACGTTTTTCTTGTCTGGCAGCGAGAGTTGCCAAAAAGAACAGGTTCTGCCTCCTTGTTGTGTGGTGCTCTGGGGGAAATGACGGTAGTGAACAGCTTTcctgagctgtgctgctctgactcttgcttctttctccctAGATGGAGGTGATAAGGATGCTCGGGACTTGGTCCAGATGTGTCTGGAACAGCGACTCTGGGACGGCTTGGAGGATGGATCTGTTTCAGGGCAACAGATTGGCACCTTCGAGAGATACACCAAGGTGAGCTCTGGATATGTGCTCAGGAGAGGATGGGGCAGGACAGGGAAGGCCGTGGCGGTGATGCTCAGAGGATGTGGGTTAGGGGGAGGAGAGGTCTTggatgtggggagggggcagagggttCTGGGAAGATGAGATTGGGCTTTGTCCAGCAACTCTgtgaccttttttcccctctcccagggcTTTGGCAGGaaggtgctggagcagcagggctggacgGAGggactggggctggggaccagcAATTCTGGAATGGCCGAAGCTCTGGACAACGAGGGTCAGAACCCCAGATGCAAGAGGGGGCTGGGGTAAGtaccctgccctgccctgccagcctgtGTTCAGAGCCTCTGCCCGAGCTCTCTGGGCTGAGGCAGCAGCTAACTGGCCGCAAAAGGAGCGGAGCGTGAACCAGAACCCTAAGGCCGTCCTAGGGATCTGCCTTTCTCTGCGCAGCTGGTGGCAGGGCAGCTAAATACGCTGCTCTTCCTGACGGTCCAGCGCTCCTTAGAGGAGCTTGTGGTGTTAGAGTAGGAGTGGAACCATTTGTAGGTTCATGCAGCACACAAGTAGAGGGAGAGCTGTGCTTGAGGATTGAGGGTCACCTCTGCTACGGGGGAAAGCCCAAGTGACCTGAGCTGTAGCTGTGCACCTCACCCCTACCTTCTCTGTGGGGTTTCTGGAGGCTTTGTGCGGTGCGGTGTTTCACTGTGAGGGCTGGCTCTCGTTCTAGAGCAGTCTCGCAGCCAGGAATAGGACAAGAATCCTTATTGCCCGGTATTGGTCCACTTTTTCCCTGCAGCACATGAAGGAAATGAGCTGGGACGCACAGGGATGTCTGACTGCCTCAGCAGTGTTGGACCAAACGTTTCCTGCTTCCCTCTAGGTACCACGGGGAGAAACTGCCAACTTTCAGCAAGGTGAAAAAGCCCCGGCGGGACACTCCCATCCTCATCTCGACCATCTATGATGACCCTGACCCAAAGGACAGCGGTGACCAGCTGCTCAGGCGCCAGCCACCCACTGCCATGAAGTACAGGCAGGACATGGCGTTTGTCCGGGCGTCACACGGTGCGGTGGAGAGCTTCAGCGCCCAGTCACGCTGAGCAGAGACTGTCACAGAGCCTTTGTACTGGTTCTGCTCCTGTCGAGCACAGGCTGGCTCCTGATCTCGGGTTTGGAGCAGGGtgttcatatatttatttttggaagaaatataCACTTGTAACAAAAATTGcctcagtgggttttttttcccctcattgaACCATTGAAATGAGGGGAAATAGTGCTGATCCTGTTTGGTCAGTGGGAATGGGGAAGGGTGTTGCATTTCTGACTGGTGGTTTAAAGCCGATACTACTGCCTGGATCAACCGAGCTTGTGTGCTAGGTCAGCCTAAAAAACCAGAACTTGTAGTTCATGGCTTCCTGAGACCTAGGGAAGGACAAGTACAGACAGGGCCAGCCGTGGCACGGTAACTGTCCTGCAGAAAGCTTGCTGCTGGCCCGCAGCTTCGCGTTGCTTGGGCGTGACGATCCCACACTCCTGGGAGAAACTCATCGGGATGAAAGACTTGTCCTGGCAGCCTCCGGAGGAATTCTGCGGGAGGCGTTTCCCTGCGGTCGGGCGTAGCGGGTGCTTCCTTTCACGGCTCTCCGATGTGCTCTGCCCCGTTTTCCTGACGCAGGCACTCTTctgtggggggaggggggagagccTTCGTCCCAGTGACCCAGTACTGGAGGGTTAAATGTGAATTGGTGAATGCTCTGCTGGCAGGCTCCGGCTTGGCCCTGTGCGCCTTCCTTAAGGCTATTGCTGTGTCGGGGGGGGTGCAGAGAGTGATTTCCCCTTCTCTTGGAGACAGAGCTGGGGATGCGGTTGTGCTGGAGGGACAAGGGCCGGCGCCGGGACTCGAACCCGGGACCCGGACCCCGATTCCGGGGTCCGGGTCCCGGGTTCGAGTCCCGGCGATTGGAGGAGCTGCGCGTCCCTCCgcccgccagggggcgccgTGGTGGCGGCGGCCGTTCCTCAGCCCGGAACGCGACGCTCGGGGCCCGCGGCGACCCGGACCCAGTGCCGGGGGCACCGACGGCGGCAGGCGGTGAGCGGCCTACCGGGAGCGAGGGCGGCCTACCGGGGCGAGGAGGGAGATGGGTGGGTATGAGGGATGAAGGGacctgggggagaagggggagcaTGGGGGAACGGGGGTCGTAGGGGAGAAGAGGGGACGTGGGGAAAGGGAGGcatggggggaaggagggatatgggggtgcaggcagcgggggatgtgggggaaaggggagagaagaagggacttgggggacatggggaaaGGGAGTcatggggagaagaggggatgtgggggagaagaggggatgtggggagaagagggggacatgggggatgtggggagaagagggggacatggggaaaGGGGGGTcatggggagaagaggggacgtggggggatgtgggggagaagaggagatgcAGGTTaagaggagatggaggaagagAGTACATAGGACACGGCAGGAAGAGGAGACACGGGAGATGTGGGACATGGAGGGAGAGGGGATATGGCGGGGAGAAGGGAtatggggtggggaaggagcgtgtgggagaggggacagaggcTGGCGTGGGGAGAAGGATGTGTGGAGAGTGGGAATATGGGGGTTgcatggggaggagaggggatgtggaggagaaaagggacaTGGGGATATGGAGAAATGGaggggaggacatggggacatgctGGGGCGAAGGAGGGAACGTGTGGGAGCTGCCACATCAGGAGGCACCCAGCTAGGGTAAAACTCACCCCCCACGCGGGCAGGAGTAGGGATCTGCGTCCCGCAGGCACAGCCCTGTGGGTCTGGTTGGGGTTTGCGCCTGTTTTCAGCCACGGCATCACCAGCTGTGGGTAACAGGGTAACGTCTGCCCCGGCgtggggctcagctgtgcaAGGAGTGACGGGAGGCAGCAGTGACACAATGGcactttcccttcctctccaccCGCTCCCTGGGTGTGAATTCCAACAGATCGCATTTGTATAGATGCAAATAAAATGGTAACTGggagcttttcctttctcagtcagcagaaagagaaagaaatgagccGACATGTCTGAGGGCAGCAAGGGGAGCTCGCTGGCCTTCGGCCAGGTGGTAATCGGGCCCCCGGGCTCCGGGAAGACGACCTACTGCCATGGCATGCAGGAGTTCATGGGCAGGATCGGGCGCAAGGTGACGGTGGTGAACCTGGACCCCGCCAACGAGGCGATGCCCTACCAGTGTGCCGTGGACATCGCCGAGCTCATCACCCTGCCCGACGTGATGGAGAACTTGAAGCTGGGGCCCAACGGGGGGTTGATCTACTGCATGGAGTACCTGGAGGCCAACTTCGACTggctgcaggagaagctggctgcGTTCAGGGGTCACTACTACTTGTTTGACTGCCCAGGGCAGGTGGAGCTCTACACCCACCACGACGCCCTGAAGAACGTCTTCGCGCAGTTGGCCAAGTGGAATTTCAGGGTAGGTttggggctctgcagggagctgggatcAGCACCTGGCACCCCATGTGCTTGTGCCGGGGGCTCGGAAGCCGTACGCCGCGTGGTCAGAGCTTTTGATTGTGGGTACTAatgactgttttctttactaACCTGTTTGGCCTTTCACGTGAAACAGCTTTatcagggaaggaggggaattTTGCCCCGTTTTATGCTCAGAGGGATTGGCAAAAGAGTGGCTTGTTCAAGGCGTTTAATGCAGTGGGATTATCATGAACAGAAATAAGGATTCTGTCCTCACGCACTCTCGCTGTGCTCCAGGGTCCTCTCCACAGACCTTGTGTGTTTTATCCGAGTGTGTGCTGTATTTCGGAGCGGGGCAGTAGATGTGCGCTCTGGGCAAGCGGGGGACCCTTTGCGCTGCGCTGTGAGAAATTCAGGCGTCGTCTCAGGCCCTGCCTGGCTCTCCTGCCGCCAAGCCGAATCGCTCTGCATGCTGTAGTACGTGCTCTGTGCTTTCTTGCACAATGGAAGATGCAAATGAGGAAGCGCAGGTGAGAAGAGTCCCATAACCAAGCTAACTTGCTTACgttgcatttgttttgcatttgggCCAAACCATGAATGTGCAAACCATGTATGGTGTGAGCAAGAAGGGCAAGTTCATTTGCTTGAGAATGTCACTGGGAATCTGCacattagaaattatttttgttcaaataaaCATACATGAAATTGTAGTTACTAAAAAAAGATAGTTACACGGCTGTTTTCACGTTCACTCGAGTGCTTACACCTGCCTGTGAGCTTTAAACTGGCTTTTTTGCTGCAGAAGCATAGCTGTGACTCAACCGTGCTCGACTACAGAGCCCTGACTTTGAGTAATATTGTGTAACAGGCAGTAACTGAACAGAGATCTCAACCACATTGTTACAGCTGCATGAAACACAGGGACTCAAACTGCTCattaatctaatttttaatcattatttcaAACCACACGACAATTGGTTCTCCCAGCAGAACGTGGTGTGCTACAGTTACTGCTCCTGAGTGTACGCTGTGAGTGAGCATTCCTGTGGGGAAGGTGGAAATCTGGAGGCAGTCGTGTCCTTCAGAATGAGAGTTaaccccagctcccaccccaaAAAGCCTGCGGAGTTCAGACAAGCGTGGAAACTtcatctgcaaagaaagaagccCTGAGAAAAGGGGGAGCAGTTGCAGGTTTAAGTGTCTTTCAGTACTGCTGGTGGAGCTCAGCACCCCTCTAAGCCTCCCCACAGCCCTTTCTGCGCACCAGCACCCTGGGTCCCGAAGTCCCCAGGCGGTCCATGGGTGTGAATGTGGCGATATATACttctgtatatatgtgtgtgctCGTATATGAGGATGTTTTATATGCAGGTGCTAGAAGGTAGGTGGTAACTTTCCCTACGTGGGAGTCTGTGCATTTATAGTCAGGTCTGAACAGATTGTCCTATAGCCACTTCTCAGAGTGTCCCAAAAGCAAGCAGATGGACTCATCACCGGGCCTGACCTTGCGCTGTCCCTTTGTGCCTTTGCTCTCCAGCTGGCTGCGGTGCATTTGGTGGATTCTCACTACTGCACGGACCCTGGCAAGTTCATCTCTGTTCTCTGCACCTCGCTCTCCACCATGCTGCACGTGGAACTGCCCCATGTCAACATCCTCTCCAAGATGGACCTGATCGAGCAGTACGGCAAGCTGGGTAAGAGCCTTTGCGAGAGAGACACGTGGAATTGGGCTGGGGAATTGGGTGCAGATTAGCTGCTGGGGTACGGGGATGTATGGCTGGGAGACGGCGGGGGAACTGGTGTAAATCTCACCGGCTTCTCGGTGGCATGCTCTGGCCAGAGAAGCCCCAATATTTACAGATTGCTTTCAGAGCTTCTTGGTGTTTCCCTGCAGCTTTCAACCTGGATTATTACACAGAGGTCCTGGACCTCTCATACTTGGTTGACCATTTAGCTTCCGACCCCTTCTTCAGAAATTACCGCCGCCTCAATGAGAAGCTGGTGGAGGTGATCGAGGACTACAGCCTGGTGTCCTTCGTTCCGCTCAACGTCCAGGTGATGCAGCAGGAGGAGTGGGGCAGGGAGAACAGGGAGCGTTGGATACGTAGTCAGCGCGTTTGGTAGCAGCAGCTAGGTTACCTCTGCTTAG of Ciconia boyciana chromosome 21, ASM3463844v1, whole genome shotgun sequence contains these proteins:
- the GPN2 gene encoding GPN-loop GTPase 2 encodes the protein MSEGSKGSSLAFGQVVIGPPGSGKTTYCHGMQEFMGRIGRKVTVVNLDPANEAMPYQCAVDIAELITLPDVMENLKLGPNGGLIYCMEYLEANFDWLQEKLAAFRGHYYLFDCPGQVELYTHHDALKNVFAQLAKWNFRLAAVHLVDSHYCTDPGKFISVLCTSLSTMLHVELPHVNILSKMDLIEQYGKLAFNLDYYTEVLDLSYLVDHLASDPFFRNYRRLNEKLVEVIEDYSLVSFVPLNVQDKESMRQVMQAVDKANGYSFGDQEHRSLEALMSAAVGADFHFTSTLAVQEKYVQSQDKAVEEEVMDL
- the GPATCH3 gene encoding G patch domain-containing protein 3, translated to MAAPSCSAGNGGAAARYCLVSGIPAALRSAQLRAYFSQFVEAGGFLCFHYRHRPERPPAGGGEEAAAPRTCSCLVAVQPGRARRLVRMYSGKRWVGPGGASLPGRCLIRRVRLGPGTGTETFPYSSDKTAAGESVAEVDLKRLPEFNPPSFMPYGNVGTPLKVFLELIRACRLPPRIIKKLQLDFPKTGSSRRYGNVPFEYQDTETVIEEERVYTATGDEITEEEGPVARSEVTHPAGAEEDEEGQEKEKEESHSDDDNDTCEEWERHEALHEDVTKQDRVEERLFEEEIELKWEKGGSGLVFYTDAQYWQEKNGDFDEQTADDWDVDMSIYYDKDGGDKDARDLVQMCLEQRLWDGLEDGSVSGQQIGTFERYTKGFGRKVLEQQGWTEGLGLGTSNSGMAEALDNEGQNPRCKRGLGYHGEKLPTFSKVKKPRRDTPILISTIYDDPDPKDSGDQLLRRQPPTAMKYRQDMAFVRASHGAVESFSAQSR